One segment of Paraburkholderia bonniea DNA contains the following:
- a CDS encoding RidA family protein encodes MKRYGVEGGKGTGGQHMPFSRAVEADGWLFVSGQTPMENGEVIAGGIVEQSHKTMQNVFAILQEAGYGAEHVVRCGVWLDDPRDFASFNKVFREYFGEHPPARACVVSSMVIDCKVEVDCVAYKAPAGKS; translated from the coding sequence ATGAAACGTTATGGCGTAGAAGGCGGCAAAGGCACCGGTGGCCAGCACATGCCGTTTTCCAGGGCGGTTGAGGCGGATGGCTGGCTGTTTGTTTCAGGTCAGACGCCGATGGAAAACGGTGAAGTGATCGCGGGCGGCATTGTTGAGCAGTCGCACAAAACGATGCAGAACGTGTTTGCGATTTTGCAGGAAGCGGGCTACGGCGCTGAGCACGTGGTGCGCTGTGGCGTGTGGCTGGATGATCCGCGTGACTTCGCCTCGTTCAACAAGGTTTTTCGTGAGTACTTTGGCGAGCATCCACCGGCACGGGCATGCGTCGTGTCCAGCATGGTGATTGACTGCAAGGTCGAGGTGGATTGCGTGGCTTATAAGGCACCAGCAGGAAAGTCCTGA
- a CDS encoding EcsC family protein — MQPLPLAASPLSTADLSVLRHAKHELESPALAMKLASIVGAPLEKLLARMPASANEKVAEATQIALRKCLNIALRTLGSHDSSTPSGTPDKPRNLLHKFAVATTGAAGGAFGLFALPVELPVTTTLMFRSICDVARSEGEDLNSIDTQLQCLAVLGMGGTSKTDDDAEFGYFIMRGALAQAVSKASAEVAAKGFTTHGSAALLRLVQTIAARFSTQVSEQIAAKSIPALGAVLGAMVNTVFIDHFQQAAHGHFTVRRLERQYGTAAVEAAYQAISLSDDSPDT; from the coding sequence ATGCAACCGTTACCGCTTGCCGCCTCGCCGTTGTCCACCGCAGATCTAAGCGTTCTGCGGCACGCGAAACATGAACTTGAAAGCCCAGCGCTGGCGATGAAACTCGCCAGCATCGTCGGAGCACCACTAGAAAAGCTGCTGGCCCGGATGCCCGCCAGCGCCAATGAGAAAGTGGCCGAAGCGACGCAAATCGCGTTGCGCAAATGTTTGAACATCGCGTTGCGCACGCTGGGGAGCCACGACAGCAGCACGCCATCAGGCACGCCCGACAAGCCACGCAACCTGCTGCACAAGTTCGCGGTGGCCACCACCGGCGCGGCAGGAGGTGCCTTCGGGCTATTCGCGCTGCCCGTTGAACTACCGGTTACCACCACGCTGATGTTTCGTTCGATCTGTGATGTCGCCCGCAGCGAGGGCGAAGACCTGAACTCGATTGACACCCAGTTGCAATGTCTTGCCGTGCTGGGCATGGGAGGCACATCAAAAACCGACGACGACGCCGAATTCGGCTACTTCATCATGCGTGGCGCGCTGGCCCAGGCCGTCTCGAAAGCCTCTGCCGAAGTCGCAGCAAAGGGCTTCACCACACACGGTTCAGCCGCGCTATTGCGTCTGGTTCAAACCATTGCCGCGCGGTTTTCCACGCAAGTCAGCGAACAAATCGCGGCCAAATCCATTCCTGCGCTGGGCGCGGTGCTGGGAGCCATGGTCAACACAGTTTTTATTGACCATTTTCAGCAAGCCGCCCATGGTCATTTCACCGTACGACGGCTGGAGCGCCAGTACGGCACGGCCGCCGTCGAAGCCGCCTATCAGGCAATCAGCCTCTCAGATGACTCGCCTGACACTTAA
- the ilvA gene encoding threonine ammonia-lyase, biosynthetic: MHSHDYLKKILTARVYDVARETELEPARSLSVRLGNPVFLKREDNQPVFSFKVRGAYNKMAHLPASALERGVITASAGNHAQGVALSAARMGVKAVIVVPVTTPQLKVDAVRAHGGPTVEVVQHGESYSDAYAHAIELQEAQGLTFVHPFDDPYVIAGQGTVAMEILSQHQAPIHAIFVPIGGGGLAAGVAAYVKAVRPEIKVIGVQTDDSCAMAQSLKANQRVTLPEVGLFSDGTAVKLVGEETFRLCQAYLDDVLIVDTDALCAAIKDVFQDTRSVLEPAGALAVAGAKLYAERSGIQAQTLIAVTSGANMNFDRMRFVAERAEVGEAREAVFAVTIPEERGSFRRFCTLVGTRSVTEFNYRIADAHSAHLFVGVQIKNRGESAEIAQTFEAHRFATVDLTGDELSKQHIRYMVGGRSPLAQDERLFRFEFPERPGALMKFLSSMAPNWNISLFHYRNQGADYSSILVGMQVPSVDCEAFDRFIASLGYPCWEETANPVYRLFLG, from the coding sequence ATGCATTCCCACGACTATTTAAAGAAAATCCTCACAGCGCGTGTCTACGATGTGGCGCGTGAGACGGAACTCGAACCCGCACGCAGCCTGTCAGTCCGCCTCGGCAATCCCGTTTTTCTGAAGCGCGAGGACAACCAGCCGGTGTTCTCCTTCAAGGTGCGGGGCGCGTACAACAAAATGGCACACCTGCCCGCCAGTGCGCTGGAGCGTGGCGTGATTACCGCATCGGCGGGCAACCACGCCCAGGGCGTGGCCCTGTCGGCGGCCCGCATGGGTGTCAAAGCCGTCATCGTGGTGCCCGTGACAACGCCGCAGCTCAAGGTCGACGCGGTGCGCGCGCATGGCGGCCCAACCGTCGAAGTGGTCCAGCACGGCGAGTCCTATAGCGATGCCTACGCGCATGCCATCGAGTTACAGGAAGCGCAGGGGCTGACGTTTGTCCATCCGTTCGACGATCCCTACGTGATTGCCGGCCAGGGCACCGTCGCCATGGAAATTCTCAGCCAGCACCAGGCACCGATCCACGCGATTTTCGTGCCGATTGGCGGCGGCGGGCTGGCGGCGGGCGTCGCGGCATACGTCAAGGCGGTGCGCCCGGAGATCAAAGTTATCGGGGTGCAAACCGACGACTCCTGCGCGATGGCGCAATCGCTCAAGGCCAACCAGCGCGTAACGCTGCCTGAAGTGGGCCTCTTTTCAGACGGCACGGCGGTCAAGCTGGTGGGCGAGGAAACCTTCCGGCTCTGCCAGGCCTATCTCGACGACGTCTTGATTGTGGATACCGATGCGCTCTGCGCTGCGATCAAGGACGTCTTCCAGGATACCCGCAGCGTGCTTGAGCCAGCGGGCGCGCTGGCCGTCGCCGGTGCCAAGCTGTATGCCGAACGCAGCGGCATTCAGGCGCAAACGCTGATCGCCGTCACCTCGGGCGCGAACATGAATTTCGACCGGATGCGGTTTGTCGCTGAGCGCGCCGAAGTCGGCGAAGCGCGCGAGGCCGTGTTCGCCGTGACGATCCCCGAAGAGCGCGGCAGCTTCAGGCGCTTTTGCACGCTGGTCGGCACCCGCAGCGTCACCGAATTCAATTACCGCATTGCGGATGCGCATTCGGCGCACCTGTTCGTTGGCGTTCAGATCAAGAATCGCGGCGAATCCGCTGAGATCGCGCAAACGTTCGAAGCCCACCGCTTCGCCACGGTCGATCTCACCGGCGACGAGCTCTCGAAACAACATATCCGTTACATGGTGGGGGGGCGCTCACCGCTAGCGCAGGACGAACGTCTGTTCCGTTTCGAGTTTCCCGAGCGGCCGGGCGCGCTGATGAAATTCCTCTCCTCGATGGCACCAAACTGGAATATCAGCTTGTTCCATTACCGCAATCAAGGCGCGGATTACAGCTCGATCCTCGTCGGCATGCAGGTGCCCAGCGTCGACTGCGAAGCGTTTGACCGCTTTATCGCGTCACTCGGCTATCCCTGCTGGGAAGAGACGGCTAACCCGGTCTACCGGCTGTTTCTCGGTTAA
- a CDS encoding amino acid deaminase yields the protein MKVTNYQGAVIDPHSKGLGLVPGNRIQLTDVARLEWNLLREDVSLPAAVLYADRIEHNLQWMQAFVTQYAVKLAPHGKTTMAPQLFRRQIEGGAWGITLATAHQVRAAWHGGITRVLMANQLVGRCNMALIAELLSDPDFEFFCLVDSAEGVTQLGEFFSAARKPLQVLLELGVPGGRNGVRDDAQRDAVLAALARYPGVLQLAGIELYEGVLKEEHEIRAFLRHAVATMRLLASTGRFARTPAILSGAGSAWYDVVAEEFAPAAAAGQIEVVLRPGCYLTHDIGIYRQAQSDIFARNPVAQKMGQGLLPALHLWAYVQSIPEAGRAIIALGKRDAAFDAGLPQPARHYRPGDTAPREIAASEGWEVSSMMDQHAYLKIPAEANLKVGDMLAFDISHPCLTFDKWRQLLMVDSSYNVTEVIETFF from the coding sequence ATGAAAGTAACGAATTATCAGGGTGCCGTGATTGATCCTCATAGCAAAGGCTTGGGGCTAGTTCCCGGCAACCGGATTCAGTTAACGGATGTGGCACGGCTCGAATGGAACCTGCTGCGTGAAGATGTCAGCTTGCCTGCGGCGGTGCTGTATGCCGATCGCATCGAACACAACCTGCAATGGATGCAGGCCTTCGTTACGCAATACGCCGTGAAACTCGCACCACACGGCAAAACGACCATGGCCCCCCAGCTTTTCCGCCGCCAGATCGAGGGCGGTGCCTGGGGCATCACGCTGGCGACCGCGCATCAAGTGCGGGCGGCCTGGCACGGTGGCATCACACGGGTGTTGATGGCAAACCAGCTCGTCGGGCGCTGCAACATGGCGCTCATCGCTGAGCTGTTAAGCGACCCTGATTTCGAATTTTTCTGCCTGGTTGATTCGGCTGAAGGGGTCACACAACTCGGCGAATTTTTCAGCGCGGCGCGCAAGCCATTGCAAGTGCTGCTGGAGCTAGGCGTGCCCGGCGGGCGCAATGGCGTACGCGATGACGCGCAGCGTGACGCCGTGCTCGCCGCCCTCGCGCGTTACCCTGGCGTGCTGCAACTCGCGGGTATCGAACTCTATGAGGGCGTGCTCAAGGAAGAACATGAGATTCGCGCATTCTTGCGCCATGCGGTTGCCACGATGCGTCTGCTGGCCAGCACAGGCCGCTTTGCCCGGACGCCAGCCATTCTGAGCGGGGCCGGATCAGCGTGGTACGACGTCGTAGCAGAAGAATTCGCCCCGGCCGCCGCCGCTGGCCAGATTGAAGTTGTGCTGCGGCCGGGCTGCTATCTGACGCATGACATCGGGATTTACCGCCAGGCGCAGAGCGATATTTTTGCGCGCAACCCGGTGGCCCAAAAAATGGGCCAGGGGCTGCTGCCTGCACTGCATTTATGGGCTTATGTGCAATCTATTCCGGAAGCCGGACGCGCCATCATCGCGCTCGGCAAACGTGACGCTGCATTCGACGCAGGTTTGCCCCAACCCGCGCGCCACTACCGTCCAGGCGACACAGCACCACGCGAGATCGCAGCCAGCGAAGGCTGGGAAGTAAGCTCAATGATGGATCAGCATGCCTATCTAAAGATTCCAGCGGAGGCCAACCTGAAGGTGGGCGACATGCTGGCGTTTGATATCTCGCATCCGTGTCTGACGTTTGATAAATGGCGTCAGTTGCTGATGGTCGATTCGTCGTACAACGTGACCGAAGTCATCGAAACGTTCTTCTGA
- a CDS encoding MDR family MFS transporter produces the protein MPVHTAAHHSSGQVLPFRESLLAMLGISFVTMLVALDQTVVGTALPTAVAELKGFELYAWVATSYLLTSVITVPIFGRLGDYYGRKPFVIASIIVFTAASALCGMADSMLFLVLARGLQGIGGGMLVGTAFACIPDLFPDSVVRLRWQIMMSSAFGIANAAGSSLGGILTQYYGWRSVFYVNLPVGLLSLFFVWRYLPHLRHVVHTEKMRLDWPGALLIAVTLGSLQLFVEWLPQHGFAPTTLGLLALGLIAGYALWKWEKRCPQAILPIDMFRNRSLAALFVLTLLSGFTMFSLLFYAPLLFQGGFGMSPQEAGLIITPLVVFITVGSIVNGRIVSRVRNPNLMLYLGFVLVALACAGVARATHTMPSWLLVTLMVMAGLGLGFVLPNLTIFAQQIAAREHLGIATALLQSLRMIGGMAGTALTGTLISHMYADGVRTALERDQAMHWFAALSDPQILINREAQLPLLEQLARAGHNGMLLLESAREALVAAIHLGLALAALIAVVSLWQSRRVPRITLRRKVEPSVAAD, from the coding sequence ATGCCCGTCCATACTGCGGCTCACCATTCGAGTGGGCAAGTTTTGCCGTTTCGTGAATCATTGCTGGCCATGTTGGGTATTTCGTTTGTCACGATGCTCGTGGCGCTCGATCAAACTGTGGTGGGCACTGCGCTGCCTACGGCCGTCGCGGAACTCAAAGGGTTTGAGCTTTATGCCTGGGTGGCGACTTCGTACTTGCTGACTTCGGTGATTACCGTGCCGATTTTCGGCCGTCTTGGCGATTATTACGGGCGCAAGCCGTTCGTGATTGCCTCAATCATCGTTTTCACCGCCGCCTCTGCGCTGTGCGGCATGGCGGACAGCATGCTGTTTCTGGTGCTCGCCCGGGGTTTGCAGGGCATCGGAGGGGGCATGCTGGTGGGCACTGCATTTGCCTGTATTCCCGATCTTTTTCCTGATTCAGTGGTGCGTCTGCGCTGGCAAATAATGATGAGTTCGGCCTTCGGTATCGCCAATGCAGCGGGGTCGTCGTTGGGCGGCATTCTCACGCAGTACTACGGCTGGCGTTCGGTGTTCTACGTCAACTTGCCTGTGGGGCTGTTGTCGCTGTTTTTTGTCTGGCGTTATTTGCCGCATCTGCGCCATGTCGTGCATACCGAAAAGATGCGTCTGGACTGGCCCGGTGCGTTGCTTATCGCTGTGACGCTGGGTAGCTTGCAGCTTTTCGTTGAATGGCTGCCGCAACATGGTTTCGCTCCCACGACGTTAGGCTTGCTCGCGCTTGGTCTGATCGCGGGCTACGCGCTCTGGAAATGGGAAAAACGCTGCCCGCAAGCCATTCTCCCGATTGACATGTTTCGCAACCGTAGTCTTGCCGCGCTGTTCGTCTTGACGTTGCTGAGCGGTTTTACGATGTTTTCGCTGCTGTTTTACGCACCGCTGCTGTTCCAGGGTGGGTTTGGCATGTCACCGCAGGAAGCTGGGCTCATCATCACGCCGCTGGTGGTGTTTATTACGGTGGGCAGTATCGTCAATGGGCGCATCGTTTCGCGTGTGCGTAATCCCAATCTGATGCTGTATCTCGGCTTTGTGCTGGTGGCGCTGGCCTGTGCAGGCGTCGCGCGGGCGACGCACACCATGCCCTCCTGGCTGCTAGTTACGTTGATGGTGATGGCGGGCCTGGGTCTCGGCTTTGTGCTGCCCAACCTGACGATCTTCGCGCAGCAGATAGCCGCGCGGGAGCATCTTGGGATTGCAACGGCGCTGCTGCAGTCGTTGCGCATGATTGGCGGGATGGCTGGCACCGCGCTGACTGGCACGCTGATTAGCCATATGTACGCCGATGGGGTGCGTACTGCGCTGGAGCGCGATCAGGCGATGCACTGGTTTGCTGCCCTGAGTGATCCACAAATCCTGATTAATCGTGAAGCGCAGTTGCCGCTGCTTGAGCAACTCGCGCGCGCTGGCCATAACGGCATGCTGCTGCTGGAGAGCGCGCGTGAAGCGCTGGTTGCGGCGATTCATCTCGGGCTGGCACTGGCGGCGCTGATTGCCGTTGTGTCGCTCTGGCAAAGCCGCCGGGTGCCGCGCATTACACTGCGGCGCAAAGTTGAGCCAAGCGTGGCGGCTGATTGA
- a CDS encoding N-acyl-D-amino-acid deacylase family protein, whose translation MHSHPEAADTLIFGAQLYDGTGAAPVERDVALREGRIVAIGNLTNWLAEEVIDASGRALAPGFIDVHTHDDTAVIRSPQMLPKLTQGVTTVIVGNCGISAAPVTLAAAPPDPMILLGEREAFCYPTFAAYVAAVNDARPAVNVAALVGHTALRSNQMAQLDRAASATELERMCAQLEEALAHGALGLSSGLAYGSASAAPVDEVIALARPLAAAGAIYTTHLRTEFDAILDAMEEAYQVGRQARVPVIISHLKCAGPANWGRSVEVLASIEQARRGQPVGCDCYPYSRSSSTLDLKQVTGDIDITITWSEPHPEMAGKLLNEIATHWQLTQRAAAQRLQPAGAVYHNMAEEDVRRILAHPATMVGSDGLPNDPLPHPRLWGAFPRVLGHYARDEKLMPLEEAVRKMTSLSARRFGLTQRGEVQLGYHADLVLFDPARVHDAATFEVPQKPASGIDAVWVNGVLSYRDGEVSEARAGRFITRGVRPDSAANAF comes from the coding sequence ATGCATTCCCATCCTGAAGCCGCCGATACCCTGATCTTCGGCGCGCAGTTGTATGACGGCACTGGTGCCGCTCCGGTCGAGCGTGATGTCGCGCTGCGTGAAGGCCGGATCGTGGCCATTGGCAATTTGACCAACTGGCTCGCGGAAGAAGTGATCGACGCCAGCGGCCGTGCGCTGGCACCAGGCTTCATTGATGTGCATACGCATGACGACACTGCTGTCATCCGCTCGCCGCAGATGCTGCCCAAGCTGACGCAAGGCGTGACCACGGTGATCGTTGGCAATTGCGGCATTAGCGCCGCGCCCGTCACGCTGGCTGCCGCTCCCCCTGATCCCATGATTTTGCTCGGTGAGCGCGAAGCGTTTTGCTATCCGACGTTCGCGGCGTATGTCGCTGCTGTGAATGACGCGCGGCCGGCGGTCAATGTGGCGGCGCTGGTCGGACATACGGCGTTGCGTAGCAACCAGATGGCGCAGCTTGATCGTGCCGCGAGCGCCACAGAACTTGAGCGCATGTGTGCGCAGCTTGAAGAGGCGCTGGCGCATGGCGCGCTTGGCCTGAGCTCCGGGTTGGCGTATGGCTCGGCGTCGGCGGCCCCGGTAGACGAAGTGATTGCGCTCGCACGGCCGCTGGCAGCGGCTGGCGCGATTTACACCACGCATTTGCGCACCGAGTTCGATGCCATTCTCGACGCGATGGAAGAGGCGTATCAGGTCGGGCGGCAAGCGCGGGTGCCGGTCATCATTTCGCATTTGAAGTGCGCGGGGCCTGCGAACTGGGGCCGTAGCGTGGAAGTACTCGCCTCCATCGAACAGGCGCGGCGCGGGCAACCCGTTGGCTGCGACTGCTATCCCTACAGCCGCAGTTCGTCGACGCTTGACCTGAAACAAGTGACTGGCGATATCGACATCACCATCACATGGAGTGAGCCGCATCCCGAGATGGCGGGCAAGCTCCTCAACGAGATCGCCACGCACTGGCAGCTCACGCAGCGCGCAGCTGCGCAGCGTTTGCAACCCGCTGGCGCGGTTTATCACAACATGGCGGAAGAAGACGTGCGGCGCATTCTCGCGCATCCCGCGACGATGGTCGGCTCGGATGGCTTGCCGAATGATCCGTTGCCGCATCCGCGTTTATGGGGCGCTTTTCCCCGGGTGCTAGGGCATTACGCCCGCGACGAAAAGCTGATGCCGCTCGAAGAAGCGGTGCGCAAGATGACGAGTCTATCTGCGCGCCGTTTTGGGCTGACGCAGCGCGGTGAGGTGCAGTTGGGCTATCACGCCGATCTCGTGTTGTTCGATCCAGCTCGGGTGCACGATGCGGCGACCTTCGAGGTACCGCAAAAGCCTGCCAGCGGAATCGACGCGGTTTGGGTGAATGGTGTGCTGTCGTACCGGGATGGCGAAGTGAGTGAGGCGCGTGCCGGGCGATTCATCACGCGCGGTGTGCGCCCAGACAGCGCGGCAAACGCATTCTGA
- a CDS encoding MarR family winged helix-turn-helix transcriptional regulator, whose translation MEEQDRVAFVQQFGRTYRVFMSAFEASVGHPLPRWRVLRALHEQSGGASQKRLIELLRIDPGALTRQLKALEALGWIARSMDARDNRVTNVVLTDTGRAVIQASLPQRNAFLHDTMAGLPDADLAAVSSILRRLEARIGEVASAAPELRSSAVGENAAD comes from the coding sequence ATGGAAGAGCAGGATCGTGTTGCTTTCGTGCAGCAGTTTGGCCGGACTTATCGTGTGTTTATGTCGGCCTTTGAAGCCAGCGTGGGGCATCCGCTGCCGCGCTGGCGTGTCTTGCGGGCGTTGCATGAGCAGTCTGGCGGGGCTTCGCAAAAACGGCTCATTGAGCTTCTGCGGATTGATCCCGGTGCGCTGACGCGGCAGTTGAAGGCGCTTGAGGCACTAGGCTGGATCGCTCGCAGCATGGATGCGCGGGATAACCGTGTGACCAACGTCGTGTTGACCGACACCGGCCGGGCGGTGATTCAGGCGAGCTTGCCGCAGCGCAATGCGTTCTTGCACGACACCATGGCGGGGCTGCCGGATGCGGACCTCGCGGCGGTTTCCAGTATCTTGAGGCGGCTTGAAGCGCGGATCGGTGAGGTGGCGAGTGCTGCGCCTGAATTGCGCTCAAGTGCCGTGGGCGAGAACGCTGCAGATTAA
- the queF gene encoding NADPH-dependent 7-cyano-7-deazaguanine reductase QueF (Catalyzes the NADPH-dependent reduction of 7-cyano-7-deazaguanine (preQ0) to 7-aminomethyl-7-deazaguanine (preQ1) in queuosine biosynthesis) — MTLEHSPLGKATAYIAQYDPSLLFPIPRQPARDAIGIGQPLPFFGTDIWNAYELSWLNPRGKPQIALATFYVPADSPFIIESKSFKLYLGSFAQTAYDSAEALRDALKRDVSAICGANVPVRLTLSADFGQLQMDEFDGLSLDRLDLDADVYHPDPSLLSAALTQAPMEETLYSNLLKSNCPVTGQPDWGSVQIRYSGPPIDHAGLLRYIISYRQHTGFHEQCVERIYSDIMQACQPARLAVYARYTRRGGLDINPFRTNYNMPLPDNLRTARQ; from the coding sequence ATGACCCTCGAGCACTCCCCCTTGGGCAAAGCTACTGCCTATATCGCCCAATACGACCCTTCATTGCTATTCCCAATCCCCCGCCAGCCCGCGCGGGACGCGATTGGCATCGGCCAGCCGTTGCCGTTTTTCGGCACCGATATCTGGAACGCGTATGAACTGTCGTGGCTGAACCCCCGTGGCAAACCGCAGATCGCGCTCGCCACGTTTTACGTGCCAGCCGATTCGCCGTTCATCATCGAATCAAAGTCGTTCAAGCTATATCTGGGATCGTTTGCGCAAACTGCATATGACTCCGCAGAGGCACTGCGTGACGCGCTCAAGCGCGACGTGTCGGCGATCTGCGGCGCGAATGTGCCGGTTCGTCTGACCTTAAGCGCCGATTTCGGCCAGTTGCAGATGGATGAATTCGATGGCTTGTCACTCGACCGGCTCGATCTCGACGCCGATGTGTACCACCCCGATCCGTCGCTGCTGAGCGCAGCACTCACGCAAGCGCCGATGGAAGAAACGCTGTATTCGAACTTGCTGAAATCAAACTGCCCAGTCACGGGCCAGCCAGACTGGGGCAGTGTGCAGATCCGTTACTCAGGCCCGCCAATCGACCATGCCGGACTGCTGCGCTACATCATTTCGTATCGCCAGCACACGGGCTTTCATGAGCAATGCGTAGAGCGAATCTACAGCGACATCATGCAGGCTTGCCAACCGGCGCGGCTCGCCGTCTATGCGCGCTATACCCGGCGCGGCGGGCTGGATATCAATCCGTTTCGCACCAACTACAACATGCCGCTGCCGGACAATCTCCGCACGGCGCGGCAGTAA
- a CDS encoding CHRD domain-containing protein, translating to MTAIRKLNLVAALWVLTLGVAMADTVALKAHLEPSSEVPPRVSHGHGVLNATFDTSTNAIQWTVTYADLSGPATGAHFHGPAPVGQNAKVQVSIDQSALASPIKGSARLTEQQVTDLMAGQWYFNIHTGQNSGGEIRGQILPSN from the coding sequence ATGACTGCTATCCGCAAGCTGAATCTCGTCGCTGCACTATGGGTTCTGACATTGGGCGTTGCCATGGCGGATACGGTTGCGCTGAAGGCCCATCTGGAGCCTTCCAGCGAAGTCCCGCCTCGTGTCAGTCATGGTCACGGCGTGCTGAATGCCACGTTTGACACCTCGACCAATGCGATCCAATGGACGGTGACTTATGCGGACTTGTCGGGGCCCGCAACGGGAGCGCACTTTCATGGTCCCGCCCCCGTTGGGCAAAATGCGAAAGTTCAGGTGTCGATCGACCAATCCGCATTGGCTAGTCCGATTAAGGGCTCTGCGAGACTGACTGAGCAACAGGTCACGGATCTGATGGCCGGCCAGTGGTACTTCAATATCCATACCGGACAAAATTCTGGCGGTGAAATTCGCGGCCAGATACTGCCTTCCAACTAG
- a CDS encoding 5'-nucleotidase: MAVSLQDKLVVAISSRALFDFEEENRVYENGDLRAYEELQRARLAVPAKPGVAFPLMRKLLALNASGHNVEVVILSRSDPISGLRAFNSCREYGLAIERGVFTRGRAPFGYLKPLNAALFLSANQDDVRDALAAGFPAARVLPESARMASTWPNEIRIAFDGDAVLFSDEAERIFQRDGLPAFIDNETSNKDLPLADGPLKPLLEALHRLQKLADHAAPMHIRTALVTARSAPAHERAIRTLMAWNIEIDEAMFLGGLDKGAFLREFEPDFFFDDQLRHCESARVVTPTGHVFNGIVNTP, translated from the coding sequence ATGGCGGTTTCACTGCAAGACAAACTCGTGGTGGCGATTTCATCGCGGGCGCTATTCGATTTCGAAGAAGAAAACCGCGTCTACGAAAACGGCGACCTGCGAGCCTACGAAGAACTGCAACGTGCGCGACTCGCCGTGCCAGCCAAGCCTGGGGTCGCGTTTCCACTGATGCGCAAGCTGCTGGCGCTCAACGCCAGCGGGCACAACGTCGAAGTCGTGATCCTGTCGCGCAGTGATCCCATCAGCGGCTTGCGCGCGTTTAATTCATGCCGCGAATATGGCCTCGCCATCGAGCGAGGAGTCTTCACCCGGGGCCGCGCGCCGTTTGGTTATCTGAAGCCGCTGAACGCCGCGCTCTTTTTGTCGGCCAACCAGGATGACGTGCGCGATGCGCTCGCGGCCGGGTTTCCCGCCGCGCGCGTGCTGCCCGAATCGGCCCGTATGGCAAGCACCTGGCCCAATGAAATTCGCATCGCATTCGATGGGGACGCGGTGCTGTTCTCCGACGAAGCCGAACGTATTTTTCAGCGCGACGGCTTGCCCGCCTTCATCGACAACGAGACCAGCAACAAAGATTTACCGCTCGCGGATGGCCCGCTCAAACCGCTGCTCGAAGCGCTGCACCGGCTGCAAAAACTCGCAGACCACGCCGCCCCGATGCATATCCGCACCGCACTCGTCACAGCACGTTCGGCCCCTGCGCATGAACGCGCGATCCGCACCCTGATGGCCTGGAACATCGAAATCGACGAAGCGATGTTTCTCGGCGGGCTCGATAAAGGCGCTTTTTTGCGTGAATTCGAGCCCGACTTTTTCTTCGACGACCAGCTGCGTCATTGCGAATCAGCGCGTGTCGTCACGCCCACTGGGCACGTTTTCAATGGCATCGTGAACACACCATGA